A single Argentina anserina chromosome 7, drPotAnse1.1, whole genome shotgun sequence DNA region contains:
- the LOC126801868 gene encoding D-xylose-proton symporter-like 2, producing MASDPERPAHSSRREVQNSDYVQMPLLNGGQYSDNYSVLAAVLPFLFPALGGLLYGYDIGATSCATISVESATLSGTSWYDLSSVEIGLITSGSLYGALIGSLLAFNIADFLGRRWELISSASVYLIGAIVTALAPDLPVMVIGRVVFGIGIGLAMHAAPMYIAETAPTQIRGRLISLKEFFIVLGMVAGYGIGSLLVSIVGGWRYMYGASVPLAVIMGIGMWWLPESPRWILLRAIQGKGNMNDLKDSAIRCLFRLRGTIIGDSAPALVDEMLDELSYVGEEKEATFFEMFRGKCKKALVIGAGLVLFQQITGQPSVLYYAASIFQSAGFSEASDATRVSIVLGLFKLVMTGVAVLVVDRLGRRPLLLTGVSGMAISLFLLGSYYLFFDDTPAVAVVALLAYVGCYQFSFGPIGWLMISEIFPLRLRGRGLSIAVLVNFASNALVTFSFSPLEAWLGAGILFYVFGGIAVASLVFIFFIVPETKGLTLEEIETKCI from the exons ATGGCGTCCGACCCCGAGCGACCGGCGCACTCTTCCCGCCGAGAG GTTCAGAATTCAGACTATGTCCAGATGCCACTTCTTAATGGGGGCCAATATTCAGACAACTATTCTGTTCTTGCCGCAGTGCTCCC GTTTTTATTCCCAGCTCTTGGAGGATTACTGTATGGCTATGATATCGGTGCCACATCTTGTGCAACAATATCCGTAGAG TCGGCCACATTAAGTGGAACATCATGGTACGATTTGTCGTCTGTGGAAATTGGTCTTATA ACCAGTGGCTCACTATATGGTGCCTTGATTGGCTCTTTGCTGGCCTTTAACATTGCTGACTTCTTAG GAAGGAGGTGGGAGCTGATTTCGTCCGCTTCAGTATACCTTATTGGAGCTATAGTAACAGCACTAGCACCTGACTTGCCTGTTATGGTGATTGGGCGTGTAGTATTTGGTATAGGAATTGGACTG GCAATGCATGCTGCTCCCATGTATATTGCTGAGACAGCTCCAACTCAGATACGAGGTCGACTAATATCACTCAAAGAGTTCTTTATAGTACTTGGAATGGTT GCTGGTTATGGAATTGGTAGTCTTTTAGTCAGCATAGTTGGTGGCTGGCGGTATATGTATGGAGCTAGTGTCCCCCTGGCAGTAATTATGGGAATCGGAATGTGGTGGCTACCAGAGTCACCTAGATGGATCCTCCTACGCGCCATTCAAGGAAAAGGGAATATGAATGATTTGAAAGATTCTGCAATCAGGTGCTTGTTCCGGCTTAGGGGTACAATTATTGGCGATTCAGCTCCTGCACTAGTAGATGAGATGCTGGATGAGCTTTCTTATGTTGGTGAAGAGAAAGAAGCTACATTCTTCGAGATGTTTCGTGGAAAATGCAAGAAAGCCCTCGTGATCGGTGCAGGACTAGTATTGTTCCAACAG ATAACAGGGCAACCAAGTGTATTGTATTACGCCGCATCAATTTTTCAG AGTGCAGGATTCTCGGAAGCTTCTGATGCAACACGGGTTTCAATTGTACTTGGGTTATTCAAG TTGGTAATGACTGGAGTAGCTGTGCTTGTTGTTGATAGACTTGGGAGGCGACCTCTACTACTTACAGGTGTTTCTGGGATG GCCATCTCTTTATTCCTCTTGGGATCATATTACCTTTTCTTTGATGATACACCAGCCGTAGCTGTGGTTGCTCTGTTGGCATATGTTGGGTGTTATCAG TTCTCCTTTGGTCCCATTGGTTGGCTCATGATATCAGAAATTTTTCCCTTGAGATTAAGAGGGCGCGGACTTAGCATAGCCGTGCTTGTGAACTTTGCTTCAAATGCGTTGGTGACATTTTCATTTTCCCCTCTAGAG GCGTGGCTGGGAGCTGGAATATTGTTTTATGTATTTGGAGGAATTGCTGTGGCATCtcttgttttcattttcttcattgttCCAGAGACAAAAGGGCTTACACTTGAGGAAATCGAGACCAAATGCATTTAG
- the LOC126802401 gene encoding ER lumen protein-retaining receptor-like isoform X2 — protein sequence MNLFRLAGDMTHLLGILVLFLKIHTTKSCAGTSTFKRSNNSNQLCQGYMDLIVKYYSLYNTLFKLIFIATSFATAWYMRYHKVVKHTYNKDQDTFRHYYLILVCLVLALLIPHGFTVLQVLWTFSIYLEAVAILPQLVLLQSSKNIDNLTGNYVFLLGTYRALYLLSWIYRFFTELHRIRWIPWVSGLVQTALYADFFYYYIKSWKKHEELKLPA from the exons ATGAATCTGTTCAGGTTGGCAGGAGACATGACGCACCTCCTGGGCATACTGGTTCTTTTCCTTAAGATCCACACCACCAAATCTTGTGCAGGTACCAGTACATTCAAACGT tctAATAACAGTAATCAATTGTGCCAGGGATACATGGACTTGATTGTCAAGTATTACTCTCTGTATAACACATTATTCAAGCTAATCTTCATTGCAACTTCTTTCGCCACGGCCTGGTACATGAGGTACCACAAAGTAGTGAAGCATACATACAACAAGGATCAAGATACTTTCAGACACTACTATCTGATCCTTGTTTGCTTAGTGTTGGCTCTTCTGATTCCCCATGGTTTTACCGTACTTCAA GTGTTGTGGACATTTTCAATTTACCTTGAAGCTGTTGCAATTTTACCTCAATTGGTACTACTTCAAAGCTCAAAAAACATTGACAACCTAACTGGAAACTATGTTTTTCTTCTAGG TACTTATCGAGCCCTATATCTTCTCAGTTGGATATATCGTTTCTTCACAGAGCTTCATAGAATTCGCTGGATAC CTTGGGTCTCAGGTCTAGTACAGACTGCTCTTTATGCTGACTTTTTCTACTATTACATCAAAAG cTGGAAGAAGCACGAAGAGCTTAAGCTTCCTGCTTGA
- the LOC126802630 gene encoding ERAD-associated E3 ubiquitin-protein ligase HRD1B-like isoform X2 translates to MMRLQTYAGVSLIGTLAIIYHAFSTRGQFYPAMVYLSTSKISLVLLLNMGLVIMCILWQLTKKLFLGSLREPEVERLNEQSWREVMEILFAITIFRQDFSVSFLAFVTALLLIKSLHWLAQKRVEYIETTPSVPTLSHVRIVSFLGFLFVVDTLFLYSSVSTIIATQKPSVSLFFAFEYMILATTMLSTFVKYVFYVSDMIMDGQWERKHVYTFYLELVRDLLHLSMYLCFFIVIFMYYGLPVHLIRELYETFRNFKIRVADYLRYRKITSNMNDRFPDATPEELTAGDATCIICREEMTTAKKLLCGHLFHVACLRSWLERQHTCPTCRALVVPPDGRTGTPRGQGGSHSDAHRQGISGTTAQGSTSGGVAGANMSHHEARLRAAAAAASVYEKSYVYPSPNRLVWSAGYAALPPANHMADSPSTELRSQPQFATPGGPANLSLPQSPQYMFSPFLGANGGRLGSNSDIIASQLEAQRKVLQHQIEILQNQLQILQKPKPKESVERGPTVEDSKGKNVEPLSDSDSFPGDDVLY, encoded by the exons ATGATGAGGCTGCAAACCTACGCCGGGGTAAGTCTGATTGGAACCCTAGCGATTATTTACCATGCATTTAGCACCAGAGGGCAGTTTTACCCTGCCATGGTTTACTTATCAACCTCCAAGATCAGTCTGGTGCTTCTTCTCAACATGGGCCTCGTCATCATGTGTATTCTCTGGCAACTCACCAAGAAGCTCTTCCTCGGCTCACTCAGGGAGCCCGAGGTCGAGAGGCTCAACGAGCAGTCGTGGAGGGAAGTCATGGAGATCCTCTTTGCCATTACTATTTTCAGGCAGGACTTTTCCGTGTCGTTTCTCGCCTTTGTTACTGCTCTGCTGCTGATCAAGTCCTTGCATTGGTTGGCTCAGAAGAGGGTTGAGTACATTGAGACTACTCCATCTGTGCCCACGCTATCGCATGTTCGGATTGTGTCCTTTTTGGGCTTCTTGTTTGTTGTGGATACTCTCTTTTTGTACAGCTCTGTCAGCACCATCATCGCCACTCAGAAGCCTTCGGTTTCCCTCTTTTTTGCATTCGA GTACATGATTCTAGCAACAACAATGCTGTCAACATTTGTGAAATATGTTTTCTATGTCAGTGACATGATTATGGACGGACAATGGGAGAGGAAGCATGTCTACACTTTTTATTTGGAACTTGTTCGTGACTTACTCCACTTGTCTATGTATTTGTGCTTCTTCATCGTGATTTTCAT GTACTATGGCTTGCCAGTGCACTTGATTCGTGAGCTCTATGAGACGTTCAGGAACTTTAAGATTCGTGTTGCTGATTACCTCCGTTATCGAAAGATCACTTCAAACATGAATGACCGTTTCCCAGATGCTACACCTGAAGAACTTACTGC AGGTGATGCAACTTGCATCATTTGCCGTGAAGAGATGACAACAGCCAAGAAACTGTTATGTGGACACCTTTTCCATGTGGCTTGCTTGCGATCATGGTTAGAGCGACAGCATACCTGTCCCACATGCAGAGCCCTTGTTGTACCTCCTGATGGTCGGACAGGTACCCCTCGAGGACAGGGTGGATCACACTCCGATGCTCATCGACAGG GCATATCAGGGACAACTGCTCAAGGTTCAACTAGTGGTGGAGTTGCTGGTGCTAACATGAGCCATCATGAAGCAAGACTGCGTGCCGCAGCTGCAGCTGCATCAGTATATGAGAAATCTTATGTATATCCGTCTCCAAACAGGCTAGTATG GTCTGCTGGATATGCGGCACTTCCTCCGGCTAATCATATGGCAGACTCCCCAAGTACTGAATTACGATCACAACCACAGTTTGCAACCCCTGGTGGACCTGCAAACTTGTCGTTGCCTCAATCTCCGCAGTACATGTTTTCTCCTTTCCTAGGAGCCAATGGGGGGAGATTGGGCAGTAATTCTGATATAATAGCTTCTCAGCTGGAGGCCCAGAGAAAAGTTCTTCAGCACCAGATTGAG ATCCTGCAGAATCAGCTCCAAATTTTACAAAAGCCAAAACCCAAGGAAAGTGTCGAAAGGGGACCAACCGTAGAAGATAGCAAAGGAAAGAACGTTGAACCTTTGTCTGATTCAGATTCTTTTCCTGGTGATGATGTTCTTTACTAG
- the LOC126802628 gene encoding wall-associated receptor kinase-like 22 encodes MLKGTESLIPGHIFYNMLSWFTWASILLLFTAIPLEANSNQKECGDLRLKIPFYFETTGKASGPSLGNHWPDKLCSSTDLEAEVQASSSTKVRLRKSIYGYSNCSCYTGAGVKMLHSDEVHDAMNLTDDTQIVTASGTNANIAVIGYELFGFISYEPLTLNINSSLADQEDEACYGTAYGHSSIPKGIEYLSGKEVESIVNITLLSMYFWFTMRLRGGTGTPTNCSLIFPALPMAALVGNVSSARQSYYRKLDVLHQYGIRYVHFDDSVSKIDTNDKSVYNMNSGKGYHPHSNFRANFILGLVFCCLFLVFGITGIYSSVKKHKLIGNKSNFFRKNGGLLLEQNINASTRGCTTIFTSKELEMTTNCHKKGHIFGTGDYEVERFIYEIITLTQINHQNVIKFFGCCLETETPVLVYELASNGTLFDYIHRTNRRSTTSLPWDILWKIASEPAAALAYLHSASIIHGNVKSSNILLTDCFMAKVIGFRPSRLVPSNESQISTLVQRTLGYLDPEYFHKGQLTEKSDVYSFGMVLLEIVTGEKPISFGRPESQRIMSSHFISMELENSLFDRFVETEEHRDQVRVVAELAKRCLSLSSADRPAMEEVARELSMLR; translated from the exons ATGCTAAAAGGTACGGAGAGCTTGATACCAGGACATATCTTTTACAACATGCTCTCTTGGTTTACCTGGGCTTCTATATTGCTTTTGTTTACAGCAATTCCATTAGAAGCCAATTCCAACCAAAAAGAATGTGGAGATCTCAGACTCAAAATTCCTTTTTATTTCGAAACTACTGGAAAAGCAAGTGGACCTTCTCTAGGTAACCACTGGCCTGACAAATTATGTAGCAGCACTGATCTTGAGGCAGAGGTACAAGCTTCTTCATCTACCAAGGTACGATTAAGAAAATCCATTTACGGTTATAGTAACTGCAGCTGCTACACCGGAGCTGGAGTGAAGATGTTGCACTCGGACGAGGTCCACGATGCAATGAATTTGACAGATGACACCCAGATAGTTACAGCCTCCGGCACTAATGCAAATATTGCAGTCATAGGTTATGAATTATTTGGCTTTATAAGTTATGAACCATTAACTTTGAACATCAATAGCTCTCTGGCTGACCAGGAGGATGAGGCTTGTTATGGAACTGCCTATGGCCATTCCTCCATTCCAAAAGGTATCGAGTACTTATCTGGGAAGGAGGTAGAGAGTATAGTAAACATAACTCTATTATCCATGTATTTCTGGTTTACCATGAGACTTCGTGGTGGTACTGGTACACCAACCAACTGCAGCCTCATCTTTCCTGCTTTGCCCATGGCAGCCTTGGTAGGAAACGTCAGTAGTGCACGACAGTCATACTATAGAAAACTAGATGTCCTTCACCAATATGGTATACGATATGTACATTTTGACGATTCTGTCAGCAAAATTGACACGAATGATAAATCGGTATATAACATGAACAGTGGTAAAGGTTACCATCCACACAGCAACTTTCGGGCAAATTTTATTCTGG GTCTTGTCTTTTGTTGCTTATTTCTCGTGTTTGGGATCACTGGGATCTATTCCAGTGTGAAGAAACACAAGTTGATTGGGAACAAATCCAACTTCTTCCGGAAAAATGGAGGGTTATTGTTGGAGCAGAATATTAATGCTTCAACCAGAGGATGTacaactatctttacatccaagGAGCTAGAAATGACTACCAACTGTCATAAGAAGGGTCACATATTTGGTACAGGAGATTATGAAGTCGAGCGTTTCATATATGAGATTATTACTCTCACCCAAATCAACCATCAAAATGTGATCAAGTTCTTTGGCTGCTGTCTGGAGACAGAAACTCCGGTACTGGTCTATGAACTCGCCTCCAATGGAACCCTTTTCGACTACATTCATCGTACCAATAGGAGAAGTACTACTTCATTGCCATGGGATATCCTTTGGAAGATAGCCTCAGAACCAGCAGCTGCCCTTGCTTATCTGCATTCTGCATCAATTATTCATGGAAATGTCAAGTCTTCCAACATATTATTAACTGATTGTTTCATGGCCAAAGTCATCGGCTTCAGACCTTCAAGGCTAGTCCCTAGCAATGAATCACAGATAAGCACATTGGTTCAGAGAACACTAGGCTATCTAGACCCGGAGTATTTCCATAAAGGACAGTTGACAGAGAAGAGCGATGTTTACAGCTTTGGAATGGTTTTGTTAGAGATTGTAACAGGAGAGAAGCCGATATCATTTGGCAggccagaaagtcaaagaatcATGTCTTCTCATTTTATATCCATGGAGTTAGAAAACAGTCTCTTTGATCGGTTTGTTGAGACAGAAGAACACAGAGATCAAGTCAGAGTCGTAGCGGAGCTTGCAAAGAGATGCCTCAGTTTAAGTAGTGCAGATAGGCCTGCCATGGAAGAAGTGGCCAGGGAGTTGAGCATGTTGAGATGA
- the LOC126802658 gene encoding probable NADH dehydrogenase [ubiquinone] 1 alpha subcomplex subunit 12 yields the protein MATVVKSIVQAIKEKGLGTFLREARGEGYLKCLADGNLLQTKIHNIGAKLVGVDKVGNKYYENLDTQYGRHRWVEYAEKGRYNASQVPPEWHGWLHYITDHTGDELLMLKPQRYHLEHKENFTGEGDEFIYHSKGHSLNPGQRDWTRFQPWEPTKP from the exons atggCGACGGTGGTGAAGAGCATAGTGCAGGCGATCAAAGAGAAAGGTCTGGGGACTTTTCTGAGGGAGGCTAGGGGAGAAGGTTACCT AAAATGTCTAGCTGATGGAAACCTTTT GCAAACAAAAATCCACAATATTGGGGCAAAGCTTGTTGGTGTTGATAAAGTTGGGAACAAATATTATGAGAATCTTGACACTCAATATG GAAGACACAGGTGGGTTGAATATGCGGAGAAAGGTCGCTACAATGCTTCTCAAGTGCCACCAGAATGGCATGGTTGGCTACATTACATAACAGATCATACAGGAGACGAG CTTCTGATGCTAAAGCCCCAGAGGTATCACCTTGAACACAAGGAAAATTTCACTGGTGAGGGTGATGAATTTATCTACCACTCTAAAGGGCACAGCCTCAATCCAGGGCAGAGAGACTGGACCAGATTTCAGCCTTGGGAACCAACAAAACCCTGA
- the LOC126802401 gene encoding ER lumen protein-retaining receptor-like isoform X1 encodes MDLIVKYYSLYNTLFKLIFIATSFATAWYMRYHKVVKHTYNKDQDTFRHYYLILVCLVLALLIPHGFTVLQVLWTFSIYLEAVAILPQLVLLQSSKNIDNLTGNYVFLLGTYRALYLLSWIYRFFTELHRIRWIPWVSGLVQTALYADFFYYYIKSWKKHEELKLPA; translated from the exons ATGGACTTGATTGTCAAGTATTACTCTCTGTATAACACATTATTCAAGCTAATCTTCATTGCAACTTCTTTCGCCACGGCCTGGTACATGAGGTACCACAAAGTAGTGAAGCATACATACAACAAGGATCAAGATACTTTCAGACACTACTATCTGATCCTTGTTTGCTTAGTGTTGGCTCTTCTGATTCCCCATGGTTTTACCGTACTTCAA GTGTTGTGGACATTTTCAATTTACCTTGAAGCTGTTGCAATTTTACCTCAATTGGTACTACTTCAAAGCTCAAAAAACATTGACAACCTAACTGGAAACTATGTTTTTCTTCTAGG TACTTATCGAGCCCTATATCTTCTCAGTTGGATATATCGTTTCTTCACAGAGCTTCATAGAATTCGCTGGATAC CTTGGGTCTCAGGTCTAGTACAGACTGCTCTTTATGCTGACTTTTTCTACTATTACATCAAAAG cTGGAAGAAGCACGAAGAGCTTAAGCTTCCTGCTTGA
- the LOC126802630 gene encoding ERAD-associated E3 ubiquitin-protein ligase HRD1B-like isoform X1, producing the protein MMRLQTYAGVSLIGTLAIIYHAFSTRGQFYPAMVYLSTSKISLVLLLNMGLVIMCILWQLTKKLFLGSLREPEVERLNEQSWREVMEILFAITIFRQDFSVSFLAFVTALLLIKSLHWLAQKRVEYIETTPSVPTLSHVRIVSFLGFLFVVDTLFLYSSVSTIIATQKPSVSLFFAFEYMILATTMLSTFVKYVFYVSDMIMDGQWERKHVYTFYLELVRDLLHLSMYLCFFIVIFMYYGLPVHLIRELYETFRNFKIRVADYLRYRKITSNMNDRFPDATPEELTAGDATCIICREEMTTAKKLLCGHLFHVACLRSWLERQHTCPTCRALVVPPDGRTGTPRGQGGSHSDAHRQGTGISGTTAQGSTSGGVAGANMSHHEARLRAAAAAASVYEKSYVYPSPNRLVWSAGYAALPPANHMADSPSTELRSQPQFATPGGPANLSLPQSPQYMFSPFLGANGGRLGSNSDIIASQLEAQRKVLQHQIEILQNQLQILQKPKPKESVERGPTVEDSKGKNVEPLSDSDSFPGDDVLY; encoded by the exons ATGATGAGGCTGCAAACCTACGCCGGGGTAAGTCTGATTGGAACCCTAGCGATTATTTACCATGCATTTAGCACCAGAGGGCAGTTTTACCCTGCCATGGTTTACTTATCAACCTCCAAGATCAGTCTGGTGCTTCTTCTCAACATGGGCCTCGTCATCATGTGTATTCTCTGGCAACTCACCAAGAAGCTCTTCCTCGGCTCACTCAGGGAGCCCGAGGTCGAGAGGCTCAACGAGCAGTCGTGGAGGGAAGTCATGGAGATCCTCTTTGCCATTACTATTTTCAGGCAGGACTTTTCCGTGTCGTTTCTCGCCTTTGTTACTGCTCTGCTGCTGATCAAGTCCTTGCATTGGTTGGCTCAGAAGAGGGTTGAGTACATTGAGACTACTCCATCTGTGCCCACGCTATCGCATGTTCGGATTGTGTCCTTTTTGGGCTTCTTGTTTGTTGTGGATACTCTCTTTTTGTACAGCTCTGTCAGCACCATCATCGCCACTCAGAAGCCTTCGGTTTCCCTCTTTTTTGCATTCGA GTACATGATTCTAGCAACAACAATGCTGTCAACATTTGTGAAATATGTTTTCTATGTCAGTGACATGATTATGGACGGACAATGGGAGAGGAAGCATGTCTACACTTTTTATTTGGAACTTGTTCGTGACTTACTCCACTTGTCTATGTATTTGTGCTTCTTCATCGTGATTTTCAT GTACTATGGCTTGCCAGTGCACTTGATTCGTGAGCTCTATGAGACGTTCAGGAACTTTAAGATTCGTGTTGCTGATTACCTCCGTTATCGAAAGATCACTTCAAACATGAATGACCGTTTCCCAGATGCTACACCTGAAGAACTTACTGC AGGTGATGCAACTTGCATCATTTGCCGTGAAGAGATGACAACAGCCAAGAAACTGTTATGTGGACACCTTTTCCATGTGGCTTGCTTGCGATCATGGTTAGAGCGACAGCATACCTGTCCCACATGCAGAGCCCTTGTTGTACCTCCTGATGGTCGGACAGGTACCCCTCGAGGACAGGGTGGATCACACTCCGATGCTCATCGACAGG GGACAGGCATATCAGGGACAACTGCTCAAGGTTCAACTAGTGGTGGAGTTGCTGGTGCTAACATGAGCCATCATGAAGCAAGACTGCGTGCCGCAGCTGCAGCTGCATCAGTATATGAGAAATCTTATGTATATCCGTCTCCAAACAGGCTAGTATG GTCTGCTGGATATGCGGCACTTCCTCCGGCTAATCATATGGCAGACTCCCCAAGTACTGAATTACGATCACAACCACAGTTTGCAACCCCTGGTGGACCTGCAAACTTGTCGTTGCCTCAATCTCCGCAGTACATGTTTTCTCCTTTCCTAGGAGCCAATGGGGGGAGATTGGGCAGTAATTCTGATATAATAGCTTCTCAGCTGGAGGCCCAGAGAAAAGTTCTTCAGCACCAGATTGAG ATCCTGCAGAATCAGCTCCAAATTTTACAAAAGCCAAAACCCAAGGAAAGTGTCGAAAGGGGACCAACCGTAGAAGATAGCAAAGGAAAGAACGTTGAACCTTTGTCTGATTCAGATTCTTTTCCTGGTGATGATGTTCTTTACTAG